The DNA window acacacaggcatatatcacatacacatccatacacatgtacagacagtcacacaccacacacatacccatcaccaccacacacatacacatacatgaacacaacaTGGCATACAtagcacaaacatgcacactttcAGACAGGCACTCTTTCAACTACAAATGATAGAAGCGAGTAATCACTCACAATAGTGTGGAaagagaggtggtggtggtgggggaacaGTCAATTTGGGGAGAGAAGCTGAATCCAATTATAGCTGGACTGTTTTCTGGGTCAAGTAGAATTTGCACAAAAGTTTTCAAACCTataaaaagaaaggcagaggCTCAGACTTAATCCTGGAGCTGGCTGCTTCCCTCACCTGGACATGCACAGCTTAGCACTGCTCTGCATGCACCAAAGAGGGGCTTCCCCTCACCTGACCCTATGTAACCTAGCACTGAACTACTTCCCCTTGTCTAACCATGCACAGCCTCACCACTCTACGATGTGCACCAAAGATGGGCTTCTCCTCCAGTGATCAACACTGAACCCAGGAGCATAAAAAACTGATGCCCTGCAGCTAGGCTTGCTTTCATTTTTGGAAACTCTTTTCCTAGGATtcagtgtgtgtgctgtgtgttctgtgtgtgcaatgggtgtgtgtgtgctgtgtgggttGGGTATATGTGCTGTGTCTGTGCTGCGTGTATGTGTTgtttgtgtgcactgtgtgttgtgtgtatgctgtttactgtgtgtgtgtgcatacagtgTTCgctatgtatgtgtactgtgtgtgtattgtgtgtgctatgtgtgctaAATGTGTTGTGTGCTTGTGCTGCGTGGGTCCTGTGTGCACTCTGTGTATGcgtgcatactgtgtgtgtgtgtgtgtgtcctgtgtatgcttcctctctctctctctctctctctctctctgtgtgtgtgtgtgtgtgtgtgtgtgtgtgtgtgtgtgtactgtgtggcACTGAATGTGAACCTGGAGATACTCACTTCTCTAGACCTTGAATACACATACTTCTTCCTTTGTAGAGACAGACTAGAATGGTAAAGACCCTGGAACTGACAACCTCCTTCTTCTTCCAGCCATGTGTCATTTGCACTTTTGACGTCTCAGTGGCTGAGATTACTGGCATCAAATTCTCACAAGGTTGAGCACATTAACACGATGGAGAAGGATCATGAGACTTCTCCCCTCCCCAAAGATAAAACATTAGATTGAGTATTTTTTGATGGAGCTTCCCTTGCTCACAGGTAATCCTAATTAAACCACAAGCTCACCAAGTCAGACTAGTGAGGAATTGTTTCTTTGGTCTTTTGTTGCTCTCTTTGTCTGGAATTAATAGCAAAAGACTGCCGAATACACAACATAGAAAATGTAAACCAGCCAACAGTGTCACCTGAAAAGATGGTATATGGCTGTATCCCGAGGAAAAGGGTACCTAGAGGGCTTTGGATCAACCCCCCTGCTCCACCCAATCTCCATCACTCTACAAACAAGAATATCATCTTTATCCAGCACAGGCATGGGGAGCCAAACCCAGGAAGAGTCAAGGAATTCATTTACACAACCTTCTGCTCTTTTGTGGTTGAGTTTTCTGGCTGATGGCAAAGTCAAGTCTTAACCCATAATACGGGCAAGGGGATGGCTGCCCAACTCCCACACTGACCATTGAAAAGTCATGCCAGGGTTTGTAAGAGAAGCAAAATAAGAGTCACACTTTCAAAAATCTAGACTTCCTAATGCAGAGCTTAATGttggaaacaaaacacattaTCGAATTACTGTCACATATGAGGATGACTTTTAAAGCTGCCAGGCACAAAGCATGCTCATACTGGTATCCACGCAGATCAGATCATTGATAACAGCCTAATTAGGGGGAGACTGTGTACTAAACATGTGATCAGAGATGGGAATCCAGGACGCTGTCCAACAAGAAGTGTTCTGCAAGCACTGCTTGGGTCAACAAAAGCATTCATCTGAAGACAGGCTTTCAAAAATGGAGCCAAGAGGCAAAGTCAGGGTCTTCAGGATGACACCCTGTATATGGTCCAGTGTGGCTCCTACCGGAGGCCCAGCATATTGTCATTTCTGAGCAGTAAGGACTAAAGTCACCATAAGCTGTGAGAAATGCAAGCTGCAGAAGGAGCCCCGAGCTGTCTCACTACAAACCCATTCTCGGGCATCTCAAAAGTCATTTGAATGTCacctttatttaaaattcttgattTAGGAGCGCTTTATAGTTTTAATACCTGTCTACTAAAATTTTCCAAGATAATAAAAGTCCCAGTCAAGATTTTCTTtcgtagggaaaaaaaaaatgcatgagtCTACTTGAaatcattttgaattttaatcaTAGCAAATGTGTTTTAACAGTAGTCGTAAAATGAACATTACCACATATACAAAGGACAAGACACCAGTTTAGCATACAAAAATACCATGTATTAAAATCAGGTTCATTGGAAAAACTTGGGACTGGCTAAGACACCATCTATAACAGAGAGAGCAAGCAGGAAGGCTTTTAAGACATTCCGATTAATAAACAGCAGCTTGATATCCCCTATGAAGTCAGTATTTGGCAACATTTGGACAAGAATTTCTACACTGCCCGGCAGCTCATTTATCTGTAGGGCAATTTGGCCCTTTCAAAGAAAAGCTTCCCCAAAGAAACTGTCTCCATTATTATAAATGAAACAAGTCAGGAACTAGAATTAACAGCCTCAGAACAGCACTAATCTCACCATCTGATTGCAATGTGTTATACAAGACCAGAAAGCCCACACATGGGTCTTTAAGAATGGAAGGGAACATGGTGGTGGTTACATATGTCCTCTATTGGGAGTTTGTGGCCAACTTCCCCAGACTGCTGGCAATTTCCATACCTATAACCATCAAGTGAGGTCATACATACAAGTGGtgagatatataaatataataatggcAGCAGCAAGAACATAAGCACAACATTATTGAACTATTTTTTTTGCAGTAGTCGTACCCAAGTCACAGCTCACTAATTGAACTAGAACTTTTTCATAGCAAAGAGAGGAGCAAGGTACACTTATATGTACTCCATGGCCAACTCCATAAGCAGGCTCTGGTATTTTCTACAGCCTTGATAACCCAAAAGCATCTGAAAGGATGACAGGAAAGATGAGAACTCCTTGGGAATCTCCTCATGAGCCAAGCACCTTCCATTTGTGTCTTCAACTTAAGCAGGTGATCCCTGGTAGAATGGTCGAGATCCCAGGTTATCTTCAGTTGGCTTCTACCATGGCTGACATACAGtgtaaagtctttttttttttttttgaacccaTAATCCCATttcactttcctttcttttaaaaatagtttctccttctctgggcatgtctgtctatctattcagAGCCCAGGGTTTTGTCTGTACCATTCCCTCAGGTGAGGCTCCTTGGCAATGGGATGGCTAAGTCCACCTAGCCAACAGCCACTGCCTTCTCTTACTGTTCAAACAGAGATAACATAGGTATCAACTTGTTCCCTGAAGGACATCTGTCacatctgtttctcttttctttctacttcACATTTCCTTGCCACCAATATATCCAACCACTGACTACTGTGTTCTCAAAAAGCAAATGCTGAGTTAAAGAGTGACCAGTCCCTTTGAAAAGCTCCTGTTAGAGTAACACAGTAACTCATTGGGCAGGAATATTACAGGAGACTGTCTTGTGGGCTACAGCTCTCCATCTAGGGAGGCATTGAGATCAGTGATCTGGGAAACAGGGAAAGATCCAGGATGTAACAAACATCCTGTAAGGAACGAAGAGAAAGGCCCACTGTTGGAGCTCTCAGGAGGACCCTCAGTGCTTTGTTCTAATAGCTGATTGTCCCTAATAACACAATGTgaatagtatattttaaaaaccctTTTTAGATTAAACTCCAGATAAATGAGATAAGCATTTTCAAGCACCACTACAGTGTGGGATGCACAAGTGGGGATACCCCAGGCAGTGaacagagaaaaatcaaaagacaTTGGCTGGAACAAGCAAGACAAGAGAAGTGCTCAGAGAAATTGATTCAGAATGGAGTATCTCAGAGATAGTAGTTTACAATCTTGAAACATAACAAGGaccaaaagaggagagagagagagagagagagagagagagagagaaagaaaggagggagggagggaggaaaagagggagggagggagggagggagggagggagggagggagggagggagggagggagggaaagagaaaggttaTTTAGAATTCTGAAATCAAATGCCCTGCCTGCTCAGTGTATGGGTGATCAATGGTTTTTCAATGACATCACGTAGGAGTACCCACCTCTTTATAAATGGAGAAGTCTTAAGAGTTTAAGACATTCCCCAAAGTAGTTGGTTTGACATGGCATATGGAGCTCATAACAgctgtttaaaaattaatatataaattcaGCATTTTGTGATCCATGGATGAGAAAATCATGCTGATGCTTTCTACTTTATGTTAACTCCGattacagggagagagagagagagagagagagagagagagttagttgtaGCAAGTCATTTCTATCAGGAAAAATGGCTTGAATTTCCACTTAGTTTTCAAGAGTTTCAGGTTGAAAAAGATCCAGCAACTATCTCTTTCAAATAGATACCATGGGTAAATTCTCTTGGAGATCTCACTCTTGCCTGGAATTTCTGTCAGTATGAGAATGACTTTTCAGGTGAAGTCTTCCTGATTATGGTGAAAATGTCAAGAAGTAATTTCTCCATCTAGGTCCAGAGTATGAGTTGGCCAACTTCTGGTGTGGTTCCGGAATGTTACCTAGTCCATAACACCATTCTTCTAAGGAGAGAGGAGCTTTGTTGCTGTCTGGGCGTATCACCCATAGTATATGAATCACTGTCGGCCTCCTAACTTAGAAAAGTCTTCAGAAAACACCATTTGGCCAACAAGTTGAAGACCAGCCCCAAAGAGAGTGCTCCCTATTGAAGGGCTGCAGAATTGGAAACTCAGCCCAATTCTGTTCCATCAAAGCAAGCACAGTTGgcttccactacactggggcggGGAGCAATGAAGAGGAAGGCTAGGAAATTCTGACATGGTACAGATTTTCAAAGGAAGGGACAGGAGATCTTTAAATCAAAATCTAAGCAGGGAAGGGTGCCAGACTATCGGCTACAGTCTGAGTTTTATACGGAATGTATCTTGAGCTGGACTCTCCACTCCCCTTTACTAACAGAAGAGTAACTCTACAGAACAGCCATAATAACCTTTCAGTTTCTAAAGCCCATTGAGGAacgctttcctttttttttttttccttaactattaaaaatgtaaaaagtgcCTTTGTGCAAAGTTTCAAACCTTTTAATGataactaaatttaaaaagagacacTCAACAATGTCACATCTCACTCTAAAAGTGGTACCTTGTTCCAGCCTGGCACCCACATATGCCCACACCAAATACATGACAAACTGACTGACTTCAAGGGCAAATAGAAACACTGTAAACACCGCAATGCATGCTTGATTGTGGATTTCCCACTCACTGATGCAGTGATTCGGTTGGGAAAGAGCTCAAAAGTGAACTGGGATTTCATCAGACTCttatttattagattttctgtaacattgactcttttttttttttttggccacaaGACCCTACACACACTTTCACAGCACAGGTCATGCATGGCTTGCAAGTCAAAAATTTTACAGCTACTGTCTAGCTATGAGCTTTGGACAATAGATTTACATGCAGCTAATGGTCCCAGAAAAGGGGCTTAATAAAGTTCTCTTTAAGCTTCACTGCTCATTCCTTGGTTTAAAGTCTCTAAGCAATAACCCCAAAGGGCAATGGATGAGATTTTATTACTACCCCTCCCCTTTGGAGCCCATAAGCGTCTTTAAGTTAGAAAGGAATTTCTTTTGGCAAACTGTTACTAGTCAACTTCCTGATGTCATTATGGCCAATGTGATCACAAGCCATATgggaatatttaattttaaatttcttaaaattaaataacatttaaaagtcATTTCTTCAGCCATCCCCACCTAATTGCTTAACAGCCATGTGGCTAGTGGCCACTCTACTAAACAACACTGAACAAATACAGAACAATTTCCATCAATCCCAAAAGTTCTATCAAACAGGACTGACTTAGAAAATTCCAAGAGCTGAACTAGCATACAGCTGAAACTCCAATGGATCCACTCTGTGAGTAATGCAGAGGGTGAAATTtaattctgtttcaaaaaaaaaaaaagcctcagacCTTCCTGATAATAAGGTGTGACTGAAATTCAGAACTAATTTGCCTTTATCATTACAATTTATGTCCCAGGTCATTATACAAAATTTTTCTAAAGACGACATATGAAGTGCCATACTTGGCTCTACTTAACACGGTAAGCATTCTCTTGCTTATATCAAGATcattaataaagaagaaattcatGCTTCTTATAGGTTACTATTTACACAACACTCATCGTCCTGGACATGTGGGGGGCAGGATCCTGGTTTATGTTTTACACTTCTAAATATTCGAATCACATGGtttgaaagttttcttttaataCCTTCATTCATTCCTAAATcaacccccccccttttctttcccaAAAAGAAGCTatctaaaaagaaattaatatctGAAGCAACCCTCAAAGCAATAGCTGACACAGGGCCTTCCCAGACTCTGTAAACAATCATAGCCTGAGAGGGAAAGTGGTGTGCCTCGGGAGGAATAACACGGCACAGCAGGACACGGGTCTTGTCTTCTTGCTATAGAATTACAACCTGCACACTACTGCTCTCTACATACCCCAATGAGCTCATCTGCAAGATGAAGCCACTAGAGCCTCCTTTCAGCTGCAACTGCTGTCCCTGCCACTGGCATGTGATTCTAAGCCCTGGCTGCTTGCCCCACATGAGATAGATAAAGTTTTAGTGTTGTGGGTAAATTCCAGAATAAACTGAAACATCAAGTATATAGAAGTTGGCAGGCCTCCTTGCCCCCTCCTCtaacacacaaccacacacacacacacacacacacacacacacacacacacacacacaccctaataaGCACATATGCAAACCATAGGCAGAATCCATTTCAACCGTTTTAAATAATGTCTCTTAGACCAAGCACACATAAAAAAGCTTTGACTTGGGTTATTACTGTCAGGTTGTAAGGTCAAGAGTCTACCAGGGAGCAGATTGATTTTGCTTAATTACAGCTCTAACATGAACTTTTTAGGAGTTCTGTGGACAATTTTACTATACAGCTTTGCAAGAAAAACCACAGGACACCATATCAACACACATGTTAGTATCTATAAATAGCCTCCTAAACAACTAGAACATTTTCACACACTGTACTATAGGATCACTCATTTTCTACTGTACAGGAAGGTATGCTGATATCTCTCACAAATGAATTTAAATATGGCCTGGCTTAAAATTGCAAGAGTAACATCCATTGGAAACATAACATCCTTTACGCAACAtttttgtctatgtgtgttttcTCCTCCGAGAGAAATAGAAAGTGGGTCAGACATGCATTAGAGCAGCCTGAGAGTTTGAGAAATTGATGCTAACCCAACAGTATATTATGTTACATAATAGAGGATAGTATTCAGCTAATGATACCTAAATTATTAATACCAAATAAATCCTAGATTATTCGTTGTATAATGCCCAATAGCTTACACGATAAAATGGTATTTTAACCTAATTTCTAGTTTGAGCCCtcagatacatttttttcctaaaggtCTTATAAAtttgaaagattttaaaaacCAGAGCTCATAATTTGATGTTGAATTTTCATGTCAATTGTTATCGTTGTACTCTAGATGTTATTCCTCTGTTTTATTTCACTGCAAAGTCATCACTTTAGCACACGTCTGTTGTGCAGCTTGAAGATGAAGGCCAGCAGGCCAATCATGCTTCCATGTTCCAGGGCTGCTTCTGACCTTGCTTAGATCCTGTGccactctttcctttcctttgcctttccCACCCTTTCCACCATTTCAGGGATTCAACAGAACAGCAGGGAGGAACACAGCTGAGTGGAGTCCTTGACAAACATCACTCATTCCACAAACAGAGTTCAAAGAGGACTATAGCGCTGGCAACTCTTTCAGAATACACACAGCCAGACTAGGGACTGCTTCTTTTATGCTAACAGATCTTTCTTCAtaaattcacatttaaaaatagttGAGCAATCATGAGAAACTGGTTCACTTACATGGTGAGCATTTTTGTTCACCGTACTACTTTTGGCAGTagaaacatttgaaatacaaaacaTTTTCTTGAAAGTTCCAACAAGATGAAATTGAATTCTAAGCAGGTTAACTCTTACAGGAAAATCTTTCAAAGAAAAGATCATCAAGGACTGTCTATTACAATGCCCATCTAGGTATGCCATTGATTAGCAACATTTGTGACTTTGACACAAAGCCCTCCAAACTGAGGGAAAATGACGAGTTCTTCTGATGCTCTGTCTGAGCCTTTACTGACATGGGATCACTATACACAGCAAAGTGCAAGTGGATGTTGGAGGTGATGTGGGGGAAAGATCCAGGCACCGGCCAGGAGGCTGGTGTTGTAGACACTTGGCTTATGCACGCCCACAAAGTCTTACTCCCAGGATTCTTCAGGAAAAACTCAAAAACCTGAGATAAATTGaattacacacacaaaatacacacagagatTCACAATATTTACACTTTAAATTCTTATCTTGTGAGATGGCTTGAGAAAGATTGGCATATAGGTTTCTTAGGGAATTAGACATTGCCTATATATTTCCCTGTCCATCACTTGCCTGTTGGGCTTCCAGCTTAACAAGCACAGAGCAAGCTTAAATCACAgatgaagagaaatgaaggaacTTGGCAAAGCACAACACACTGAAGACATGTgtgcaaatattttcttcaaacAGCCAAAAGgtctgttttgattattttgatttGGGTGCCATTCAAAATGTATAAAAAGTTTATGAAGACCAGggttcagtcacacacacatacacacacacacacacacacagacacacacgcacgcacgcacacacacgtgagcatacacacacaaacatgcacacacaggagccAGCTCTGGGtcttcactgtttttgttttttaaacatggaTTTGAGGTTTAATTCTACTTGTGTACACAGCATCTGTTTTAACCTACCGTCTACCGTATTTAGAGAGCTATTGCACCCACATGTACATTTTCATGTCTAAGTAGAAAAGTCTAACTTGAGACCATGATTTAGGAAAATCATAAATTACAGCCCATTGGATACACAATTATGAGGAAGCATGCAAACATCTTCATAGTTGTCACCATCTTGAAACTGTTCTCCTGGGATCTTGCTGAGACCTCACCCTCTGCACTTGTCTTTAGGTGAATCAAGTGACAATTGCAGGCCAGCGCTTGCACCAAATGTGCAGTGTCACCCCCATCTCATCACAGGGATCCCATCACCAACACCTGCTCACCCCCTAAGTTGGCACCCACAAGAGGCATCCCTGTGAAAGACTTCAACCACAGGATATCACAGTGAAGCGCTTAGAGATGCAGGACATGTTGTGTAGCACAATGCCCAGGAGGAAGACCAAAACACAGGCCACCAGGATGACAGTGCACACGCCAGACCATGTGGAGCTCTTCACCACGCCCCTTCTGTCAGGCTCCTCCTCCACAGCCTCCGGGGGAGCTCCACCCTGCAGGGGCTGCTGTTCTGCAGGGATGGTCACCACGGTGAGAGACTTCTGCTGGCTCCCTGGCAGCAGGCGGCAGCCCATGTCTCCCGGCAGGAGTGTACGCTCCTTAGAGATGGGCAGGGGCAGCATGTAGCACCCATTGCTTGGAAGTTTGATGAAGACTGGGGTATGCTCGGAAGTGTGTGGTATGGCAATGACTGCCAAGACCTCTGGGTCATCGGGCAGTTGTGATACAGAGAAGCCCGGGGGCAATTTGGTGATGCCACGGCACCAGGGGCACCTTACGTCCTTCTGGCTGGTCCTCATCTGCTGGAGGCACACCGAGCAGCAGGTGTGCTTGCAATCCAACAACTTGGGCCTTCGTCGGGGGCTGTAATAATTAAAACAGATCTGACATTCCAACAGGGAATCCTGGGAGAGTGTCTCCATCGCGGACCAAGAGTCAAAGGGCAGGACCAACAGGAAGCTGGAGAAGCCGGTTCTCAAATGTCACCACTCTGGATCCCTCTTCTCAAGCTCACAGGGCATCGAGCATTCACAAATGTGCTAATTTCtgggggagaaaaaaataatgcaGATGAAACTAATTAATCCATTTTAAAAGTTACAATATGGATTAGTTAAAACATATCATGACTCAAAAGTCTTGTTCCTGGgtcaaacacaagaaaaaaaaatcctactggTAAGACCATAGGTTTCCTGTAACGCCCAGCAGGAAACCACATACCATGTCTTGCCTTTACTTACCTCCCTGTAAGACTTCACAGCTAGATACAGGGAACTTGATAGAGCAGGTGCTTGTGTAAGAATTGCTTCCTTGTTTTATGACCACtcctttctttcattgtgtctttaAGCTTTGTTATTTTGCAATGGCAGATAATACTACCGTGAATTTGCGAGGCACAATGTGATGTTTCAATACATGGTCACACTGTGTAACGAGTAAATCCCCATAATTAACACATCCCATCACCTCCacatttattgtttcttttctttttttcccccaatgttGGTGTATgcctatgtatgtgcatgtgtgtatgtacatgtacgtgtacatgtacatgtaggCCCAAGGCTACTGTCAgtttttctcagtttctctccAAACCATTTCATTGAGGCAGGGACTCTTCCATTGAAAACATGGCGTGCTCATCGGCCAGCCTAGCCAGCTTAGTTACCTGTCCCCTGTCTTTGCTCTCTGAGTGCTAGGTTTAAAGGAGGTAACCACAACTGGATGTTAGGGATGCAAACTCTGCTCCTCACGGCAGGAAGTTTATCTGTCAGTCTCATTTCTTTCTACATACGTGGATTTCCCAAAGGAAGGGGTTTCACTGTGACATTTCTAGGCAGGCAAACAGCGTGACTGAAATAACCCCACAGGCAGAAGCTCACaaggtccatctttttatctcttcCTCCAAACACCTTTTGTAAGACAATTCTTATCAAATCATCTTAAAAGTGGCCAAAAGAACAAGAGACACCCACAACAAAAGCAGGGTAGGAGAGGGTCTGGAAGTACTGCAGGCCA is part of the Mus musculus strain C57BL/6J chromosome 1, GRCm38.p6 C57BL/6J genome and encodes:
- the Rnf152 gene encoding E3 ubiquitin-protein ligase RNF152 — its product is METLSQDSLLECQICFNYYSPRRRPKLLDCKHTCCSVCLQQMRTSQKDVRCPWCRGITKLPPGFSVSQLPDDPEVLAVIAIPHTSEHTPVFIKLPSNGCYMLPLPISKERTLLPGDMGCRLLPGSQQKSLTVVTIPAEQQPLQGGAPPEAVEEEPDRRGVVKSSTWSGVCTVILVACVLVFLLGIVLHNMSCISKRFTVISCG